A single Oncorhynchus kisutch isolate 150728-3 linkage group LG19, Okis_V2, whole genome shotgun sequence DNA region contains:
- the LOC109910335 gene encoding nuclear transcription factor Y subunit beta-like isoform X2: MEEDRSTTDASQLTLGISGEYMSGGYVLQSQDDDGEESLNDHDDGGMKENFREQDIYLPIANVARIMKNGIPQTGKIAKDAKECVQECVSEFISFITSEASERCHQEKRKTINGEDILFAMSTLGFDMYVEPLKLYLQKFREAMKGEKGIPGVSVGEGLGEELTDDSFTNQLPAGIITADGQQQNVMVYTTSYQQIPGVQQIQFS; this comes from the exons ATGGAAGAAGACCGTTCCACCACCGACGCCTCCCAGCTAACGTTAGGCATCTCTGGAGAATACATGTCAGGAGGATATGTGCTCCAGTCTCAAGATG atgatggagaggagagtctgAACGACCATGATGACGGGGGCATGAAAGAGAACTTCCGGGAGCAGGACATCTACCTCCCCATCGCTAACGTGGCACGCATAATGAAGAACGGCATCCCACAGACCGGGAAG ATAGCGAAGGACGCCAAAGAGTGTGTGcaggagtgtgtgagtgagttcaTCAGCTTCATCACGTCGGAGGCCAGTGAGCGCTGCCACCAGGAGAAAAGGAAGACCATCAACGGAGAGGACATCCTGTTTGCCATGTCAACCCTGGGATTCGACATGTATGTGGAGCCCCTCAAACTCTACCTACAGAAGTTCAGAGAG GCGATGAAGGGGGAGAAGGGAATACCAGGTGTGTCGGTGGGAGAAGGCCTGGGGGAGGAGCTTACAGACGACAGCTTCA CGAATCAACTGCCAGCCGGAATAATAACAGCCGACGGCCAACAGCAGAACGTCATGGTGTACACCACCTCATATCAACAG ATTCCTGGCGTGCAGCAGATCCAGTTCTCATGA
- the LOC109910335 gene encoding nuclear transcription factor Y subunit beta-like isoform X1, producing MEEDRSTTDASQLTLGISGEYMSGGYVLQSQDDDGEESLNDHDDGGMKENFREQDIYLPIANVARIMKNGIPQTGKVTMIAKDAKECVQECVSEFISFITSEASERCHQEKRKTINGEDILFAMSTLGFDMYVEPLKLYLQKFREAMKGEKGIPGVSVGEGLGEELTDDSFTNQLPAGIITADGQQQNVMVYTTSYQQIPGVQQIQFS from the exons ATGGAAGAAGACCGTTCCACCACCGACGCCTCCCAGCTAACGTTAGGCATCTCTGGAGAATACATGTCAGGAGGATATGTGCTCCAGTCTCAAGATG atgatggagaggagagtctgAACGACCATGATGACGGGGGCATGAAAGAGAACTTCCGGGAGCAGGACATCTACCTCCCCATCGCTAACGTGGCACGCATAATGAAGAACGGCATCCCACAGACCGGGAAGGtaaccatg ATAGCGAAGGACGCCAAAGAGTGTGTGcaggagtgtgtgagtgagttcaTCAGCTTCATCACGTCGGAGGCCAGTGAGCGCTGCCACCAGGAGAAAAGGAAGACCATCAACGGAGAGGACATCCTGTTTGCCATGTCAACCCTGGGATTCGACATGTATGTGGAGCCCCTCAAACTCTACCTACAGAAGTTCAGAGAG GCGATGAAGGGGGAGAAGGGAATACCAGGTGTGTCGGTGGGAGAAGGCCTGGGGGAGGAGCTTACAGACGACAGCTTCA CGAATCAACTGCCAGCCGGAATAATAACAGCCGACGGCCAACAGCAGAACGTCATGGTGTACACCACCTCATATCAACAG ATTCCTGGCGTGCAGCAGATCCAGTTCTCATGA